A single window of Metallosphaera hakonensis JCM 8857 = DSM 7519 DNA harbors:
- a CDS encoding alpha/beta fold hydrolase → MPIVELSDVDLYYRQVGEGEPIVLIHHLAGSVESWEFVEEYLSSKYRIITYDLRGHGKSSVPPLTYTIEEHAKDLSRLLDYLGIDEPILIGHSIGSLIAMEYALRRPVKKLVLIGALYRSPDPIPYMKYMDIARRFGMEALALYRKTNGELPPKIVSDRELWNKFVQIYKATPIVGYLNTVRGLLESPNYENEIDKLGEFKLIYGSEDKLKTNKDIFMRAGKVDYSEIQGVGHFPNMEEPEELSRLLL, encoded by the coding sequence ATGCCTATCGTAGAGTTATCAGATGTAGACTTATATTACAGGCAAGTTGGGGAAGGAGAACCAATAGTTCTTATTCATCATTTGGCTGGGTCCGTTGAAAGTTGGGAATTTGTGGAGGAATATCTCAGTTCTAAGTACCGTATAATCACGTATGATCTGAGAGGCCATGGCAAGAGTTCTGTACCACCATTGACTTACACAATTGAAGAGCACGCCAAAGACCTAAGTAGATTACTTGACTATCTTGGGATAGACGAACCGATACTTATCGGGCACTCCATCGGTTCCCTCATTGCAATGGAATATGCGCTTAGGAGACCTGTAAAGAAATTGGTATTAATTGGAGCTCTATATAGGTCGCCAGATCCAATACCATATATGAAGTACATGGATATCGCTAGGAGATTTGGTATGGAGGCATTGGCGTTATACAGGAAGACTAACGGTGAGCTACCGCCTAAGATAGTAAGTGATAGGGAGCTGTGGAACAAGTTTGTCCAAATATACAAGGCAACGCCAATTGTGGGCTATTTAAATACGGTAAGAGGACTACTCGAATCCCCGAATTATGAGAACGAAATAGATAAACTAGGGGAGTTCAAATTGATATATGGTAGTGAAGATAAATTAAAGACCAATAAGGACATTTTTATGAGGGCAGGTAAGGTTGATTATAGTGAAATCCAAGGTGTTGGACACTTTCCCAATATGGAAGAACCAGAGGAACTGTCAAGGCTTTTGCTCTAA